The Juglans microcarpa x Juglans regia isolate MS1-56 chromosome 2D, Jm3101_v1.0, whole genome shotgun sequence DNA window atttaattgCATACTAACTGCGTCGATATGTCCGAGTGGTTAAGGAGACAGACTTGAAATCTGTTGGGCTACGCCCGCGCAGGTTCGAACCCTGCTGTCGACGTTTTGGgcccattttttttcatctttttcatGTCCCCCAATTAGACGGCCCCCATtcattcaaaacaaattttgttttcatcaGTCGACTCATCAAGATCCCCGACTACTACAAAACTCGAGACCCAGacgaggaagagagagagtgaaggaAAATGAACCCAGACGATGTGGCAAAGGCATTCGTGGAACACTACTACTCAACGTTCGATTCGAACCGAGCGGCGCTGGCGAACCTGTACCAGGATGGGTCCATGCTGACCTTCGAGGGCCAGAAAATCCAGGGCGCGCAGAACATTGTGGCCAAGCTCACCAGCCTCCCCTTCCAGCAGTGTAAGCATGCGATCACCACCGTAGACTGTCAGCCCTCCGGCCCTGCTGGCGGCATGCTCGTCTTCGTCAGCGGCAATCTTCAGCTCGTTGGCGAGCAGCACGCGCTCAAGTTCAGTCAGGTATTTCTTCAAACACCTAATAAGCCTCCAATAGTTAATTCTTGTTGCCGAAGGCGTAGCCATCGATTTATGATTTCTGCACAATATACGGTGCGCGGTAatcaaactttcaaacttttgattgcTTAGACATGGGAGCATGTTTTTACATTGCTTCATCGTAAGTCCTCGTGAACATGCAATTAATCTGTTTCTCTGTATCCTCTTTGACGAGATATATGTTTTTGATTGTTTTACGTGGTGGCTGCACGTGTTAGTGTTCAACATATTATATCAAGGTCTCTCCAGAACACTTCCCAAGTGTTCTTCTCCCCTCAGTTTCGTGCCTCGTAAGTGTATTTGCCTGGGTAAGgaataaatgagtttttttgcCAAGCCAACGGCTAGACTTTTAATTTACGCTAGATTGTAGTATATCTGGTGAGTTTGATTGATCTTTGCAAGGTGAAACTTTTTTAAGGGAGAGAATTTTGCTGAAAGCTGGTTATCAACctttggtatttttggaaatGGGAGAATTTAGGAGTGGTTTTTCCAACATAGTTCCTCTAGAACATGGTGTTTGAACGAGGAATCCATCTCTTGTTAGTGAATATATTCTAGTTTATTACGTTCCAGTCTCCTGTGTAATGCTTGCCTTCTAAGTCTCTTTCATGTCATTTTTCCTAATTTGTGATTGTGTCTGTCTCTCACGTATTTCTTTCCTTCTAACTTTTTCACGCATCATTTTCTGTAGATGTTCCATCTCATACCAACACCACAGGGGAGCTTTTACGTGTTGAATGACATTTTTCGCTTGAATTATTCATGAGGAGTGTTGAGACAATTCAGGAATTTGACAGAGAAGTCTGTTTTTTATAACGTTTGAATTGAACATCGAAAGTTAAAAccagattttgtttttgtgcttTTGGAAGGGGTACTTTCACTTTATCTATGTTTGGCTGCTTGTTTCTCTATGTTTGTTCGTTTGAAAGTCTGCTATCCTTTGATATAAAGTAGTCTCCTTTGTTTCAAATCAATAAGAATGAGTTTCACCAcgcatttagtttttttttttaaatatttctacaCTTCATTATCCTTTGGTTGCCAGCATTAGCTGGGGaaagattcatatttttcatgctTGGATAAGGTGGGATACTAATCATTTTCTAGGGTTAGGCTGGTGGAAATTCCAACAATGTTTCTTTATTCAATGTCTATTTCCATACTTACGGACCTATCCCACGGTATTCCCACCTTGCTCTCTTTTGCCCATGCCACGATGCTCTCAGACAACTTTTTGAATTCTATTTGGATTCTGTATCAAAGATGTATTTTAGATATGCTATGATGCTTACGGGAAACTTGatggattttattttctaaCCGGATGTTATTCCAAAGATGTGATTAGTGTCGGCCTTACGTTAAGTATACCATataaaaaaccaacaaaaagtACATTAAGTATACCATCAGTGGGTTTATATTTGACAAGGGTGGTTAAGGTTACACACCACCTATGCCATCTGGTATTGTTAGGTGGTTTAGGTTGAATTTGCATCGGATACACAAGTGGAcattatgcatatttttcatctgGGAGAAGGTGGAAGGGGAGATGATTGGCTTATTACTTAATGTGTAAATCTAGATTGTTCAAGATATGCTTTCCATGTTAAGCCTGCATAACATTTTGTTTGGTGTATTTTGCCTTTGTTATTAGTTCTCAGTGGTTGTTGCTCTATTATGGGGTGAATGGGACACACATGATCGGAAGTGAGCTTCCAATCCAACTAAAACCCATTGATGTTAGGGAAGATTTATTCAAGTCGTTTCTGGCGTTTAACATTGCACTCTATAGACCTGTTTTTAGAGCGATAATGTGGAGCGGTATTGTGGACACACTTTTAACAAAGTTATACGTGGAGAAAGTGTCTAGAATATGCCTTCAAGCACCTTATTCTACGAGATCGCAAATTGGAATCTGAATGATTCGGAATTTGAAGCGTGTGAGAACTGAGGTTAATTGCATTGAATACGTTACAAACAAAAACCAGTTTGTAGACAAAATATCCATATTTCAGATTACCAAGCTGAAGATCACTAACAAAGCAGGCTCCTAGTCGTGTTGTGACAGCTCAAACCACTCGTAATTAGGTGCTACTTCAAATCGCTTTAACTTATGGTGATAGTGCGATGATCATGTGGATATCAATGAAAATGCCACCACCAGAATACTTTACTTGTGAGCAAGTAAAAAGTGCTTTTGAGATGCGATATTATAATATTAGCATAATAAACATTTAGGGAAGTCTTCGAAAGACcccctatatatataacattccGTAACGTTATAAACAAAGGCTTTGTCcaataatattacattatttacCCACTCTTGTTCTTATAGGACGTGAGAAACTTCAGAAAAGAAAAGGCGAAGGCGTCTTTTAGGATGGAGTCCCTTTAATACATTAACTTCCTTTAATACATTAACTTGTCTATTTTCGTGTCGAAGTAATAGTTGAGTAATGCTACAGCAGTTATAACTTGTGCAAGTGTCGtgcacttcttttaaaaaaaagtgagatctattattataaaattaatttttttatgtggatctcatatttatttattttttccaaaggAATGCGCAGCACTTGCGTTAGTGCGTActctataactacaaatatcatttctaataattaGTTTTCACATTATCGGGTATTTTATTTAACAGATTGTAGAGGCAGTTGGTGCCTTGCAGGGGGACAAATATACTGTATGAGTACTACGTCGGAAGTTTCCTTCGACCCTTGTGCGTGTGATTATGATATGAGATGTAAAATGTGTATCCGAATTGCTTAATTCTCTGAACTTCACTTTTCCTAGTCATCAACTCCTTCGTCCCTTCCTCCCTAAACGAAACCTCACCTTTATAATCATCTTTCCTTTTCAATTCCATTGCCACTCGTAGTGGACTTTGATAGAGATCGGGTAGTTTAGAGGGGCTGTGTAGAAAAAGAGCAATAAAGGCAAAGATGTCGGATTGGGGGCCAGTGTTTGTGGCCGTGGTGCTTTTCATACTGCTCACGCCGGGGTTGCTGATTCAGATACCAGGAAAACACCAGCTCGTGGAATTCGGCAACTTCCAGACGAGTGGAGTTTCCATTCTGGTTCATTCCATCCTCTATTTTGCTCTAATATGCGTCTTCTTGTTAGCTGTTGGTGTCCATGTGTTCATGGGCCAAGAGTCATAGCCACTTCCAGAATAAGTACCACCCATACCTGCAAGTTCCCTAGTTGGTAGAAATGTTCTGTGCTTCTTTATTGTTTGTTATCAAGTCATCTGTATTAGAATACACTCTTATCTCTCTGCGTCACTGGCCAATTTGAAATCTATACGTTACTATAATTAGGTTAGCCAGTTTATGTTGTACTTGTCGTCATGTATTAGAATATCTAGCGAGAGAGATTGACAAAGGGGGCAAAATATTATAAGAGCAATGGGTATACAGCTTTCATTCCCCATATTTCCGTGGTCTCTGTGCTTGAACCAGTGTTTATTTTCTCCTGTAATTATTATGATTAGTATGGAGCCAGCGCATATACTGAAAACAAGCATTAAAGTAATAGTGTAGGATTAATTTGTTTGACCCTTGGGTTTGAGGCATATTTGTTAACTTTCAACATGTTCTGTCTGTACTTTCTAGCCACATTACAttcaaagaataggcaaaacATGCTCTGTTTGTGCGCTTGTGAAACAGAACATGAGTGACCTAGGTTATTTGTCATAATGTTACCGTCGTTTGTCTTCCTGCATCTTGCAATTTAAGTTGCTGGATCAAGAAACAATATTACCACGGGTCAGATACGCATGTCAAAATAAATCTCTCCcccatcaaaagaaaaaaaagaaaaagaaaaagattagcTTGAAAATCTAAGCTGAAAGTTAGAGGGGACATGTGAATGATTGTTATATAACCAGTAACCTCTTCATTTCTGATTTCCCGAGGGCATACATCGATCAAGAGCAGcaaaataaagagataaggaACATACTTTTTGTCCTATCTAGCAACCTAATTGCTTCCTAGACGTAGAGGTGAATGTTGAGAATAACAAGAAACAGAATAAGAAGTAAAGCGTAGAGAACAGCGTGCACAAACATGGAAGCAATACTAGTCTTCATGTTCATAAAATCAAGTGGACGATTCTTTTCGGTCAAAAGAAGTGCAAACAGCGCCGCACCTATGAGGGGAGCAGCCCAATCGTTCAGCAGTTGACCCAAAAAATTAGTTTCCaacagtagaagaagaagaagaatcaaaaAAAGGGGCTTAGCTTATTATGACTTGGAGACCTTACAATGGGGAACAGAATCCCTTAAAGCAAGAACAGAATCATCAACCACtctctttatcatttttctactGTGGTCAAAGCCACAAGGAGTATAGAGGAATCATAAATATTCAGTGGGCAATCAATTGCAGGACTAAATAACGTATGGGGTTGGGTGATAATGCTCCATcacttttaagaaaaaagaatactAGTCCGTGCGAGGAGAGGATTGGTCAAAATGATAGCTTGAAAGAAGGAAGTGGGACCACCGTGAAGTGTCTTTCGGTGGGCTGGCATATAAAGCTCCATTTTTGCCCCCAGTCCTAAATGGGTTGGGCTTTGGGCTTtccataaaaagaaagaattactGACAAACAAcccaatttatatttataatttttttaaaaagaaattcacCGCTGCCACGAAATACatgatttgaaagaaaacactttaatcataaaattatataaaaataaatttatgatatatcaaattataaaataaatctaacaaattttataaaatcacgttaatttattataaaaattataatttttttacatctGTAACAGTTATGATGGTCGAATGATAACAGACCCTCACCGACTCACCAAAGTCTATCGCCTCGCCTGCTTACAAAATGTTCCAAAAGTCTTCCACTTTAATTAACAAAGTGAGAGTGACTCTTTGAAGACTGAAGTGGTaaagattttgaatttagaAGTATGCTGCCTCGTatttaagattcaaattttcttgcacaacaatttttaaaaataattaaatcgagagatttttttttttttttttcaaattattcgagatgagcttaaaaaaaaataaaaaaaagaaaaagaaatggttacCGAACACCATCCTAATTATCCAGACTAATCGGCTGTTACTATACAtccttttgaaaagaaaagcactttcatttcattttaacttCCTCGTCATTCCCATTGCGTCGCCTCAAAGCTAGATGCTGGCATCTGCTAACTTGCCAAGACTCAAACatcatatcaattaattaattaaagaaacgCTTACTGCCCTTATTGTTAGACTATCCCTATCCTTCCCCACCGACGCGCACATCTCACTTCTCTGACGCTTGGTTCTTTTGGTTTCTTCTGAGAAAGAAATGGCTGACTGGGCTCCCGTACTGATCGGCGTCGTGCTGTTCGTGCTGCTCACGCCGGGGCTTCTCTTTCAGCTACCGGGACACAACCGACAGCTGGAGTTCGGCAGTTTGAAGACCAACGGCAAGGCCGTAGCTGTCCATACTCTTATCTTCTTTGCTATCTACGCTGTCCTCAT harbors:
- the LOC121250280 gene encoding nuclear transport factor 2A-like isoform X2 encodes the protein MNPDDVAKAFVEHYYSTFDSNRAALANLYQDGSMLTFEGQKIQGAQNIVAKLTSLPFQQCKHAITTVDCQPSGPAGGMLVFVSGNLQLVGEQHALKFSQIVEAVGALQGDKYTV
- the LOC121250280 gene encoding nuclear transport factor 2B-like isoform X1; protein product: MNPDDVAKAFVEHYYSTFDSNRAALANLYQDGSMLTFEGQKIQGAQNIVAKLTSLPFQQCKHAITTVDCQPSGPAGGMLVFVSGNLQLVGEQHALKFSQMFHLIPTPQGSFYVLNDIFRLNYS
- the LOC121248025 gene encoding uncharacterized protein LOC121248025 produces the protein MSDWGPVFVAVVLFILLTPGLLIQIPGKHQLVEFGNFQTSGVSILVHSILYFALICVFLLAVGVHVFMGQESYYDGRMITDPHRLTKVYRLACLQNVPKRLVLLVSSEKEMADWAPVLIGVVLFVLLTPGLLFQLPGHNRQLEFGSLKTNGKAVAVHTLIFFAIYAVLILVVRVHIYTG